In Capsicum annuum cultivar UCD-10X-F1 chromosome 7, UCD10Xv1.1, whole genome shotgun sequence, one genomic interval encodes:
- the LOC107878014 gene encoding uncharacterized protein LOC107878014 isoform X3, whose translation MMLAVMFHLINAELRVMLVMNQLIMKLGELGELLTKFYMLQLLSVFCLGNILFICYSGSEVMETDDTPAAEISISPETSVLQAFNEALGRHRNLQHVEQILVADVESGVNNGATVPYLKEEIEKLLQFLKVK comes from the exons ATGATGCTGGCAGTAATGTTTCATCTCATAAACGCAGAGCTGAGAGTGATGCTGGTGATGAACCAACTCATCATGAAGCTGGGGGAGTTGGGGGAGTTACTAACTAAATTTTACATGCTTCAGCTGCTATCTGTTTTTTGTCTTGGGAATATTTTGTTTATCTGCTACAG TGGCAGTGAAGTAATGGAAACTGATGATACTCCTGCAGCTGAAATCAGCATATCTCCCGAGACGTCTGT ATTGCAAGCATTCAATGAAGCACTTGGTAGGCACAGGAACTTACAACACGTGGAACAAATTCTAGTTGCCGATGTGGAGAGTGGTGTCAACAATGGGGCGACTGTACCTTACTTAAAGGAGGAGATAGAGAAATTATTACAG TTTTTGAAGGTCAaatag
- the LOC107878014 gene encoding uncharacterized protein LOC107878014 isoform X1 gives MMLAVMFHLINAELRVMLVMNQLIMKLGELGELLTKFYMLQLLSVFCLGNILFICYSGSEVMETDDTPAAEISISPETSVLQAFNEALGRHRNLQHVEQILVADVESGVNNGATVPYLKEEIEKLLQMMQENDQLWIHSDTNVVYFM, from the exons ATGATGCTGGCAGTAATGTTTCATCTCATAAACGCAGAGCTGAGAGTGATGCTGGTGATGAACCAACTCATCATGAAGCTGGGGGAGTTGGGGGAGTTACTAACTAAATTTTACATGCTTCAGCTGCTATCTGTTTTTTGTCTTGGGAATATTTTGTTTATCTGCTACAG TGGCAGTGAAGTAATGGAAACTGATGATACTCCTGCAGCTGAAATCAGCATATCTCCCGAGACGTCTGT ATTGCAAGCATTCAATGAAGCACTTGGTAGGCACAGGAACTTACAACACGTGGAACAAATTCTAGTTGCCGATGTGGAGAGTGGTGTCAACAATGGGGCGACTGTACCTTACTTAAAGGAGGAGATAGAGAAATTATTACAG ATGATGCAAGAGAACGACCAGTTGTGGATACACAGTGATACCAATGTAGTTTACTTCATGTAA
- the LOC107878014 gene encoding uncharacterized protein LOC107878014 isoform X2: protein MMLAVMFHLINAELRVMLVMNQLIMKLGELGELLTKFYMLQLLSVFCLGNILFICYSGSEVMETDDTPAAEISISPETLQAFNEALGRHRNLQHVEQILVADVESGVNNGATVPYLKEEIEKLLQMMQENDQLWIHSDTNVVYFM from the exons ATGATGCTGGCAGTAATGTTTCATCTCATAAACGCAGAGCTGAGAGTGATGCTGGTGATGAACCAACTCATCATGAAGCTGGGGGAGTTGGGGGAGTTACTAACTAAATTTTACATGCTTCAGCTGCTATCTGTTTTTTGTCTTGGGAATATTTTGTTTATCTGCTACAG TGGCAGTGAAGTAATGGAAACTGATGATACTCCTGCAGCTGAAATCAGCATATCTCCCGAGAC ATTGCAAGCATTCAATGAAGCACTTGGTAGGCACAGGAACTTACAACACGTGGAACAAATTCTAGTTGCCGATGTGGAGAGTGGTGTCAACAATGGGGCGACTGTACCTTACTTAAAGGAGGAGATAGAGAAATTATTACAG ATGATGCAAGAGAACGACCAGTTGTGGATACACAGTGATACCAATGTAGTTTACTTCATGTAA